GAGTCCTGCGTTGAGAACTGATGTCTGACAATCGAGAGCTTTCGGGATTTACCTGTGGCTGAATTCCCATTCTTCTCCGGGCCCAAACCCCGCATCATCGGCCACCGTGGCGCCGCGGGAGAGGCGCCGGAAAATACACTTCCTTCTTTCCTGCGGGCGCTCGCAGATGGCGCCGGTTTTGTCGAGCTTGACGTTCGCGGCACCGCGGACGGCGAGGCTGTCATTATGCACGACGAGACGGTGGACCGAACGACCGACGGCTGCGGGGCGGTGGACCAGCTCAGTCTTGCAGACCTTAAACAGCTCGATGCCGGTTACCGCTTTACCAAGGACGCGGGGGCGACGTATCCTTATCGCGGTCAGCGGATCGAGATTCCGACTCTGGCGGAGTTTTTCTCCTTCCTTCCCGAAGCCAGGGCCATCGTTGAAATCAAGCAGTCGACGCCATCGATAGTTGAGCGAGTCATCGAGGCCGTGCGTCAAGCCGGCAAGGAGCGGGATGTCCTGCTTGCGACCGAGGAAGACCGGATCATGACGGAAATCCGCGCGGAGCTCGGCAAAAACGATGTGCCGATGGCCACGGGTTTTTGCTACGGAGAGGTGGCGGGGTTCGTGACATGGCTGGAAAGAGGCTCGGCGGAAACGTATCGTCCTCCCGGACAGGCGATGCAGTTACCGCGCGAGTTCCAAGGCCGGACCCTGGTTAGCGCCGAGACCGTCCATGCCGCGCACACGATTGGCGTCGAGATGTTCGTCTGGACCATCAACGGCCTCGACGAGATGGCGTGCTTGTTGTCTCTCGGGGTGGACGGGATCATTACCGATTATCCGGGCCGCCTGCGGGCGCTCGTGGCGGCGCCGTAAAAAAATCCTTTTTCTCAGGCTCAAAATAAGTACACTAGGGTCCGCATGGACATAGCAACCCCCGGTCGCGGGACGCTCAACAAAAAGCAGATGATCACCGTCCTGCAATGGCTGGTGACCATCGGCGCATCCTACCTGATGCTCTTCAACAAAGGAGAGGTCGTCGGCGACACCTGGTCGTTCGGCTTGATCGCTCTCTTCTTGATCGCTACGTTGGTATTGTACCGCCTTCCCGACGAGCTTTTCCACCATCGTTACTTCGACGTGACATTCCTTATCGTGGACACCGCTTTCATCTCGGCTGCGATCTATCAGAATCGCGGCGGCCCATGGGACTTGTTTCTGCTCTACTTTTTTGTCCTTTTTCTAGCGGCGGCCGGCGGCGGCCAGATGAGAGTCGTTCTCGGGTTTATCGTCATCTGCCTGGTCTATCTCGGCTTCCTGCTGCGCGAGGGCAAGGGGATCGCCGAGCTCGGCTCCGATTTTTTTATCCGGATCGCCTTTCTCTTCGGCATCTCCATCCTTTACGGCTACCTGTCGGAAAACGCCACCAAGGAGAAAGTCCGCGCGGAAAGCGCGGAGCAGAAGGAGCGCGTGAAGATGGACCTGGTCTCGGCGCTGGCGCATGACATCAAAAACCCGTTGGGCGTCATCATGAATTACGCGGAAATTTTGAAGGATCAGCTCGCCGGCCGCACCGAAGATCGCGGCAAGATCGACATTCTCGACCGCGTGCAGGACAACGCCCAAAGAATCGTCACCCTGGTCACCGGTTTTCTCGATGCCAGCAAGGCAGAGGCCGGCAAGCTCGAAATAGCTCGAGGTCCGGTCTCCGTGAACCATCTGCTCGACGTCGTCGCCCGCCATCAGGAATCCGATGTGGCGAAAAAAAAGCTCATTCTAAGGATGGATCTCGATAATAATCTGCCCGAACTCCTTGGCGACAATTCCCAGCTCGAACGAGTTTTCTGGAACCTGCTCGGCAACGCGATCAAATTCACTCCGGCGGGCGGCAAGATCACCGTCACGTCCAGACGAGACGACGGCCATATCTGTGTGAGCTTCCGCGATACGGGGATCGGCATTCCGCCCAACGAGCTGCCGCTGCTGTTCTCGCAATTCAAACGTTTGAAGGGGTCGGCCAAGATCGAAGGGACGGGCCTC
This genomic window from Candidatus Binatia bacterium contains:
- a CDS encoding HAMP domain-containing sensor histidine kinase: MDIATPGRGTLNKKQMITVLQWLVTIGASYLMLFNKGEVVGDTWSFGLIALFLIATLVLYRLPDELFHHRYFDVTFLIVDTAFISAAIYQNRGGPWDLFLLYFFVLFLAAAGGGQMRVVLGFIVICLVYLGFLLREGKGIAELGSDFFIRIAFLFGISILYGYLSENATKEKVRAESAEQKERVKMDLVSALAHDIKNPLGVIMNYAEILKDQLAGRTEDRGKIDILDRVQDNAQRIVTLVTGFLDASKAEAGKLEIARGPVSVNHLLDVVARHQESDVAKKKLILRMDLDNNLPELLGDNSQLERVFWNLLGNAIKFTPAGGKITVTSRRDDGHICVSFRDTGIGIPPNELPLLFSQFKRLKGSAKIEGTGLGLFIVKTIVEAHKGTVQVESLDGQGSTFTVRVPIRA
- a CDS encoding glycerophosphodiester phosphodiesterase, yielding MAEFPFFSGPKPRIIGHRGAAGEAPENTLPSFLRALADGAGFVELDVRGTADGEAVIMHDETVDRTTDGCGAVDQLSLADLKQLDAGYRFTKDAGATYPYRGQRIEIPTLAEFFSFLPEARAIVEIKQSTPSIVERVIEAVRQAGKERDVLLATEEDRIMTEIRAELGKNDVPMATGFCYGEVAGFVTWLERGSAETYRPPGQAMQLPREFQGRTLVSAETVHAAHTIGVEMFVWTINGLDEMACLLSLGVDGIITDYPGRLRALVAAP